The stretch of DNA TTGAGTCCTTCGGCAATGGCAGAAGCTTGGTCGGTGTACGCAGCTGTACCTTTGCCGGATGAGGCTTCAGCTGGATACCACAGCTGGACCATCAATTCCCGCTGATCCGACGGGTCCTCAGTATATTCTTCTTTACGGCTCTGATCCACCCAATGATATACTGTAGTTCCAACCGCGTATTCTCCTGAAGGCTTCTTAAATGTAAACACGGGCATGAGGAGCGGGAGCACGATGGAGACCAGCAAATATACGGCCAGCAGCAGTGCCTTGCCGGTAATCCGCAGCACCCGATAGCGCTTCTCTACACTTTCCCGCGGCCTAATTGACGCTGCACGCTTCAGCAAGAACAGCGGTGAGAGATATGCCGGCACCATCTGCCAGCGCCAGCCTTCTCCTAGGCCCTGCACCAGTATAACCAGCAGGAACGTGGCCATCACGGCCCATACCCATTTCACCTTTAGCTTTGGCTGAAACCACACAAAGGCAAGTCCGGCGCCAATGATGATCAGCAGAATGATTTCCCAAATTCTCATCTATAAATCTACCCCCTAAGTAAACTGCTTCCCTTATGTTACGAATGGAACCTGTAGGCAAGCTGTCCCACGCCTTACATTAACCTTACAATGCAGGAATTCGCTGCACGGAAGAGAAGTCACAGAAGTAGAACCAGCGTTATAAAGGAGTGACATCCATGTTCAAACACACCATACTGATCGCGGATGACGAGCCAGAAATTGTCGAGCTGCTGCGCTTCTTCCTCGAACGGGAGAACTACCGGGTTCTTGAAGCACTGAACGGGCTGGAAGCCTGGGAAATCGTGCGGAGCCAGCAGGTGGATCTGGCCGTCGTTGACATTATGATGCCGCATATCGACGGCTTCCAGCTGATTCGGACCATACGCGGAATCAGCCGGATCCCGATCATTGTCTTATCCGCCAAGAACCAGGACACCGATAAAATAACCGGGTTGGGACTAGGGGCGGATGACTTTATCTCCAAGCCCTTCAGCCCTACTGAAGTCGTAGCGCGTATTCAAGCCCAATTGCGCAGGTCCTATGAATTTAATGAGGCTATGGGAAGTGAGGCTGGGACGCCGAAGGAGACCATTGTCGGTTATTTAAGACTGGACCATGAAGCATGCCTGCTATACAAGCATGGAATTCCCATCACGCTTAGCGCACTGGAGTACAAGCTGCTCAAGCTGTTTATGGATGCACCGGGCCGAGTCTTCACTAAGCATCAGCTGTTTGAAGCAGCTTGGGGTGATCCGTATCTGGATGATGACAACACCGTAATGGTACAGATCAGCCGCCTGCGGGATAAGATTGAAGACCAGCCCCGCACTCCCCAGCTCATCCTCACCATTAAAGGGCTCGGTTACAAATTTGCCCGCCAGGAAGATCTGGTATGAAGAGTACCGGCATCTATAAAGCTCTGGTCAGACACTATGTTATATTTTCCTTCATACTCGGCCTGGTCTTCACCCTGATTTACTTGCTGCTCTATTTGACGAGCAATGAGATCAAGACGAATGCCGTTGAGCATATTC from Paenibacillus sp. CAA11 encodes:
- a CDS encoding response regulator transcription factor: MFKHTILIADDEPEIVELLRFFLERENYRVLEALNGLEAWEIVRSQQVDLAVVDIMMPHIDGFQLIRTIRGISRIPIIVLSAKNQDTDKITGLGLGADDFISKPFSPTEVVARIQAQLRRSYEFNEAMGSEAGTPKETIVGYLRLDHEACLLYKHGIPITLSALEYKLLKLFMDAPGRVFTKHQLFEAAWGDPYLDDDNTVMVQISRLRDKIEDQPRTPQLILTIKGLGYKFARQEDLV